One segment of Streptomyces sp. NA02950 DNA contains the following:
- a CDS encoding Nif3-like dinuclear metal center hexameric protein: MPALNDVLAALDALWPPERAEQWDAVGTVCGDPDAEVSRVLFAVDPVQEVADEAVRLGADLLVTHHPLYLRGTTTVAASTFKGRVVHTLIKNDIALHVAHTNADSADPGVSDALAGALGLRITGPLVPDPADPTGRRGLGRVCELDHPQTLREFAERAAGSLPATAQGVRAAGDPDRTIRTVAVCGGSGDSLFGEVRAAGVDAYLTADLRHHPSSEAREHSDLALVDAAHWATEWPWTEQAAAQLDEISDRHGWDLRTHVSRTVTDPWTAHASAHAPAHAFSV, from the coding sequence GTGCCCGCACTCAACGACGTCCTCGCCGCCCTCGACGCACTCTGGCCGCCCGAGCGGGCGGAGCAGTGGGACGCCGTCGGCACGGTGTGCGGAGACCCCGATGCCGAGGTCAGCCGTGTGCTGTTCGCCGTCGACCCCGTCCAGGAGGTCGCCGACGAAGCGGTGCGGCTCGGCGCCGATCTGCTGGTCACCCACCATCCGCTCTATCTGCGGGGCACGACCACGGTCGCCGCCTCCACCTTCAAGGGCCGGGTGGTGCACACCCTGATCAAGAACGACATCGCACTGCATGTCGCGCACACCAATGCCGACAGCGCCGACCCCGGTGTCTCCGACGCCCTCGCCGGTGCGCTCGGGCTGCGGATCACCGGTCCGCTGGTGCCCGATCCGGCCGACCCCACGGGCCGCCGCGGCCTCGGCCGGGTCTGCGAGCTGGACCACCCGCAGACGCTGCGGGAGTTCGCCGAGCGCGCCGCCGGCTCCCTGCCCGCCACCGCCCAGGGGGTCCGCGCCGCGGGCGACCCGGACCGCACCATCCGTACGGTCGCGGTCTGCGGCGGCTCCGGCGACAGCCTCTTCGGTGAGGTGCGGGCGGCCGGTGTCGACGCGTATCTGACCGCCGATCTGCGCCACCACCCGTCCTCGGAGGCGCGTGAGCACAGCGATCTCGCACTGGTGGACGCCGCGCACTGGGCCACCGAGTGGCCATGGACCGAGCAGGCCGCCGCCCAGCTCGACGAGATCTCCGACCGGCACGGCTGGGATCTGCGCACCCATGTCTCCCGTACGGTCACCGACCCCTGGACGGCCCACGCCTCGGCGCACGCCCCGGCCCACGCCTTCTCCGTCTAA
- a CDS encoding zinc ribbon domain-containing protein, with product MNAAPADQIRLLDVQALDVRLSQLAHKRRTLPEHAEIDALNADHTQLRDLLVAAQTEESDTAREQTKAEQDVDQVRQRAARDQKRLDSGAVTSPKDLENLQHEIASLAKRQGNLEDVVLEVMERRESAQERVIELTGRVESLQSKIVDATSRRDTAAEEIDTEIASITKEREVIAGTVPADLLKLYDKLREQQGGVGAARLYQRRCDGCRQELAITELNEVRAAAPDTVVRCENCRRILVRTPESGL from the coding sequence CTGAACGCCGCGCCCGCCGACCAGATCCGCCTGCTGGACGTCCAGGCCCTCGACGTCCGGCTCTCGCAGCTCGCGCACAAGCGCAGGACGCTGCCCGAGCACGCCGAGATCGACGCCCTGAACGCCGACCACACCCAGCTGCGCGATCTGCTGGTCGCCGCGCAGACCGAGGAGAGCGACACCGCCCGCGAGCAGACCAAGGCGGAGCAGGACGTGGACCAGGTGCGCCAGCGCGCCGCCCGCGACCAGAAGCGGCTGGACTCCGGGGCCGTCACCTCCCCGAAGGACCTGGAAAACCTCCAGCACGAGATCGCCTCGCTCGCCAAGCGCCAGGGCAACCTGGAGGACGTGGTGCTCGAGGTCATGGAGCGCCGGGAGTCCGCGCAGGAGCGGGTCATCGAGCTGACCGGCCGGGTGGAGTCCCTCCAGTCCAAGATCGTTGACGCCACCTCGCGCCGGGACACCGCGGCCGAGGAGATCGACACCGAGATCGCCTCCATCACCAAGGAGCGCGAGGTCATCGCCGGGACCGTGCCCGCCGATCTGCTGAAGCTCTACGACAAGCTGCGCGAGCAGCAGGGCGGTGTCGGTGCGGCCCGGCTCTACCAGCGGCGCTGCGACGGCTGCCGTCAGGAGCTGGCCATCACCGAGCTGAACGAGGTGCGGGCGGCGGCGCCCGACACGGTCGTGCGCTGCGAGAACTGCCGCCGGATCCTGGTGCGTACGCCCGAGTCGGGGCTGTAG
- a CDS encoding bifunctional RNase H/acid phosphatase — translation MARRFIVEADGGSRGNPGPAGYGAVVLDAETGEPLAEAAEYIGTATNNVAEYKGLIAGLRAAHALDPEARVQVRMDSKLVIEQMSGRWKIKHPDMRPLAAEATSILPVGQVSWEWIPRERNKHADRLANEAMDAGKRGERWSPKVPPGGTLAASAPEAPADDALAEPAAKAPARGWGAADLGSPATFVLLRHGETALTPEKRFSGSGGTDPELSPVGRRQAELVASALAARGTVQAIVSSPLRRCRETAEAVAARLGLEVRIDEGLRETDFGAWEGLTFTEVKERYPDDLEAWLGSTKAAPTGGGESFATVARRVALSRDKLIARYTGRTVLLVTHVTPIKTLVRLALGAPPESLFRMELSAAALSAVAYYADGNASLRLLNDTAHLR, via the coding sequence ATGGCGCGTCGCTTCATCGTCGAGGCGGACGGCGGCTCCCGGGGCAACCCGGGTCCGGCCGGTTACGGCGCGGTCGTGCTGGACGCCGAGACGGGCGAACCCCTGGCCGAGGCGGCCGAGTACATCGGCACCGCCACCAACAACGTGGCCGAGTACAAGGGGCTGATCGCCGGATTGCGGGCGGCGCACGCCCTGGACCCGGAGGCCCGGGTCCAGGTCCGGATGGATTCCAAGCTGGTCATCGAGCAGATGTCCGGGCGCTGGAAGATCAAGCACCCCGATATGCGCCCGCTCGCGGCCGAGGCCACGTCGATCCTCCCGGTCGGCCAGGTCTCCTGGGAGTGGATCCCGCGCGAGCGGAACAAGCACGCGGACCGGCTGGCCAACGAGGCGATGGACGCGGGCAAGCGGGGCGAGCGGTGGAGCCCCAAGGTCCCGCCGGGCGGCACCCTCGCGGCGAGCGCCCCCGAGGCCCCCGCCGACGACGCCCTCGCCGAGCCCGCCGCCAAGGCCCCGGCGAGGGGCTGGGGCGCCGCGGACCTCGGCAGCCCCGCCACCTTCGTGCTGCTGCGGCACGGCGAGACCGCGCTCACCCCCGAGAAGCGGTTCTCCGGCAGCGGCGGCACCGACCCCGAACTCTCGCCCGTCGGCCGCCGCCAGGCCGAGCTGGTCGCCTCGGCGCTCGCCGCGCGCGGCACCGTCCAGGCGATCGTCAGCTCCCCGCTGCGGCGCTGCCGGGAGACCGCCGAGGCGGTCGCCGCGCGGCTGGGCCTGGAGGTCCGGATCGACGAGGGGCTGCGCGAGACGGACTTCGGCGCCTGGGAGGGACTGACCTTCACGGAGGTCAAGGAGCGCTACCCGGACGACCTGGAGGCATGGCTCGGCTCCACCAAGGCCGCCCCCACCGGCGGCGGCGAGAGCTTCGCCACGGTCGCCCGCCGGGTCGCCCTCTCCCGCGACAAGCTGATCGCCCGCTACACCGGCCGCACCGTGCTGCTGGTCACCCATGTCACGCCGATCAAGACCCTGGTCCGGCTGGCCCTGGGCGCACCCCCGGAGTCGCTGTTCCGGATGGAGCTCTCCGCGGCCGCGCTGTCGGCGGTGGCGTACTACGCGGACGGCAACGCCTCGCTGCGACTGCTGAACGACACGGCCCACCTGCGGTAG
- the eda gene encoding bifunctional 4-hydroxy-2-oxoglutarate aldolase/2-dehydro-3-deoxy-phosphogluconate aldolase yields MGRISAVTSAVPSPAAVSPLDLAPVVPVVVLPDAADAVPLARALVAGGLPAIEITLRTPAAADAIRAVAEQVPEAVVGAGTVLTPEQVETSVAAGARFVVSPGWTDRLLDAMRGSGVPYLPGVSTASEVVALLERGVTEMKFFPAEAAGGPAYLASLASPLPGARFCPTGGIDAARAPEYLALPNVGCVGGTWMLPADALADRDWARVESLAREAAALRG; encoded by the coding sequence ATGGGCAGGATAAGCGCCGTGACCAGCGCCGTGCCCTCCCCCGCCGCCGTATCCCCGCTCGATCTCGCCCCCGTCGTCCCCGTCGTGGTGCTGCCTGACGCGGCCGACGCGGTACCGCTGGCCCGTGCCCTGGTCGCGGGCGGGCTGCCCGCGATCGAGATCACCCTGCGCACCCCGGCCGCCGCGGACGCCATCCGGGCCGTCGCCGAGCAGGTCCCGGAGGCGGTCGTCGGCGCCGGGACGGTGCTCACCCCCGAGCAGGTGGAGACCTCCGTCGCGGCCGGTGCGCGCTTTGTGGTCAGCCCCGGGTGGACGGACCGGCTGCTGGACGCGATGCGCGGCTCGGGGGTGCCGTATCTGCCGGGGGTGTCCACGGCCTCGGAGGTCGTGGCGCTGCTGGAACGCGGTGTGACGGAGATGAAGTTCTTCCCGGCGGAGGCCGCCGGGGGCCCGGCCTATCTGGCCTCGCTCGCCTCACCGCTCCCCGGAGCCCGCTTCTGCCCCACCGGCGGAATCGACGCGGCCCGCGCCCCGGAGTATCTGGCCCTGCCCAACGTGGGCTGCGTGGGCGGCACATGGATGCTGCCCGCGGACGCCCTGGCGGACCGGGACTGGGCACGGGTGGAGTCCCTGGCCCGCGAGGCGGCGGCGCTGCGGGGCTGA
- the yaaA gene encoding peroxide stress protein YaaA encodes MLVLLPPSEGKATGGSRSPLDLGSLSLPELGEARAEVLDELVSLCSGDEAKAAEVLGLSEGLRGEIAKNAALREAGTRPAGEIYTGVLYDALGLATLPTAARRRAGRSLLVFSGLWGAVRIGDRIPSYRCSMGVKLPGLGALGTYWRTRTPMAEVIPRAAGRGLVLDLRSAAYAAAWKPRGELAGRTATVRVLHSTVVDGVEKRSVVSHFNKATKGRLVRELLIAGAAPSGPRELVEALRELGYVVEAAEPERAGRPWALDVIVSEL; translated from the coding sequence GTGCTCGTCCTGCTGCCGCCGTCCGAGGGAAAGGCCACGGGAGGCTCCCGGTCCCCGCTGGACCTGGGATCGCTGTCGCTGCCCGAGCTGGGCGAGGCGCGGGCGGAGGTCCTGGACGAGCTGGTGTCGCTGTGCTCGGGCGACGAGGCGAAGGCCGCCGAGGTGCTGGGGCTCAGCGAGGGGCTGCGCGGCGAGATCGCGAAGAACGCGGCGCTGCGGGAGGCCGGGACCCGGCCCGCCGGGGAGATCTACACCGGGGTGCTGTACGACGCGCTCGGCCTGGCTACCCTGCCCACCGCCGCCCGGCGCCGGGCGGGCCGTTCGCTGCTGGTGTTCTCCGGGCTGTGGGGCGCGGTGCGGATCGGCGACCGCATCCCCTCCTACCGCTGCTCGATGGGGGTGAAGCTGCCGGGTCTCGGGGCGCTGGGCACGTACTGGCGGACCCGGACCCCGATGGCCGAGGTGATTCCGCGGGCCGCCGGACGCGGGCTGGTGCTGGACCTCAGGTCGGCGGCGTACGCGGCGGCGTGGAAGCCGAGGGGTGAACTGGCCGGGCGTACGGCGACGGTGCGGGTGCTGCACTCCACCGTCGTGGACGGGGTGGAGAAGCGGTCGGTGGTCAGCCACTTCAACAAGGCGACCAAGGGACGGCTGGTGCGGGAACTGCTGATCGCCGGTGCGGCGCCGTCCGGACCGCGCGAGCTGGTCGAGGCGCTGCGCGAGCTGGGGTACGTGGTGGAGGCCGCGGAGCCGGAGAGGGCGGGGCGGCCGTGGGCGCTGGATGTGATCGTCAGCGAGCTGTAG
- a CDS encoding alpha-amylase family glycosyl hydrolase has translation MTLQPSDPNWWRQAVFYQIYPRSFADSGADGVGDLPGITSRLPYLADLGVDCVWLSPFYPSALADGGYDVADYRDVDPRLGTLDDFDRMIAEADRLGLKVMVDIVPNHTSSDHVWFQEALRSAPGSAARDRYVFRAGRGEDGSLPPTDWVSCFGGPAWTRLPDGQWYLHLFAPEQPDLNWDHPEVRADFLTTLRFWSDRGVAGFRVDVAHGLAKDLVEPLRDIGDVPGYDPDELPEDGSHPLWDRDEVHGIFREWRKVMNEYDPPRIAVAEAWVRNSRRTPYASPDELGQAFNFDFLYTPLSAPALHTAIDSALSDARKAGASATWVLSNHDVIRHTSRLALPNELSRAGREAWLLADGREPEADHELGLRRARAATLLMLALPGSSYLYQGEELGLPEVADLPREALQDPTWERSGGRTKGRDGCRVPLPWTRSGPSYGFGEGGSWLPQPEVFGELSVEAQDGVAGSTLELYREALRLRRALGGDEDVEWIGSVEELSAGVLHFRRSTGWHSLSNLSAGPVPLPEGLEVVLASGPVDGDRLPAHTTIWLR, from the coding sequence GTGACCCTTCAGCCCTCGGACCCCAACTGGTGGCGGCAGGCCGTCTTCTACCAGATCTACCCCCGCAGCTTCGCCGACTCAGGCGCGGACGGCGTGGGTGACCTGCCCGGTATCACCTCCCGGCTGCCGTACCTCGCCGACCTCGGCGTGGACTGCGTCTGGCTGAGCCCGTTCTATCCGTCCGCGCTCGCCGACGGCGGCTACGACGTGGCCGACTACCGCGATGTCGACCCCCGTCTGGGCACCCTGGACGACTTCGACCGGATGATCGCCGAGGCCGACCGGCTCGGCCTGAAGGTCATGGTCGACATCGTCCCCAACCACACCTCCAGCGACCATGTGTGGTTCCAGGAGGCGCTGCGCTCGGCCCCCGGCTCCGCCGCCCGCGACCGCTACGTCTTCCGTGCCGGACGCGGTGAGGACGGCTCGCTCCCGCCCACCGACTGGGTCTCCTGCTTCGGCGGCCCGGCGTGGACCCGGCTGCCCGACGGACAGTGGTACCTGCACCTGTTCGCGCCCGAGCAGCCGGACCTCAACTGGGACCACCCGGAGGTGCGCGCCGACTTCCTCACCACACTGCGCTTCTGGTCCGACCGCGGAGTGGCCGGTTTCCGCGTCGACGTCGCCCACGGTCTGGCCAAGGACCTGGTGGAACCGCTGCGCGACATCGGCGACGTCCCAGGCTACGACCCGGACGAACTGCCCGAGGACGGCAGCCATCCGCTGTGGGACCGCGACGAGGTGCACGGCATCTTCCGCGAGTGGCGGAAGGTGATGAACGAGTACGACCCGCCGCGGATCGCCGTGGCCGAGGCATGGGTCCGCAACTCCCGCCGTACGCCCTACGCCAGTCCCGACGAGCTGGGCCAGGCGTTCAACTTCGACTTCCTCTACACCCCGCTGTCCGCGCCCGCGCTGCACACCGCCATCGACAGCGCGCTGAGCGACGCCCGCAAGGCCGGTGCCTCGGCCACCTGGGTGCTGTCCAACCACGATGTGATCCGGCATACCTCCCGGCTGGCACTGCCCAACGAGCTGAGCCGGGCGGGCCGCGAGGCGTGGCTGCTGGCCGACGGCCGGGAGCCGGAGGCCGACCACGAGCTCGGGCTGCGCCGGGCCCGTGCCGCGACGCTGCTGATGCTCGCGCTGCCCGGTTCGTCGTATCTCTACCAGGGCGAGGAGCTGGGCCTGCCGGAGGTCGCCGATCTGCCCCGGGAGGCGCTCCAGGACCCGACCTGGGAGCGCAGCGGCGGGCGGACCAAGGGCCGCGACGGCTGCCGGGTGCCGCTGCCGTGGACCCGGTCGGGCCCCTCGTACGGCTTCGGCGAGGGCGGCTCGTGGCTGCCGCAGCCGGAGGTCTTCGGCGAGCTGTCGGTCGAGGCGCAGGACGGGGTGGCGGGCTCCACGCTGGAGCTGTACCGGGAGGCGCTGCGGCTGCGCCGGGCGCTGGGCGGCGACGAGGACGTGGAGTGGATCGGCTCGGTGGAGGAGCTGAGCGCGGGGGTACTGCACTTCCGGCGCTCCACCGGCTGGCACAGCCTCAGCAATCTCTCGGCCGGCCCGGTGCCGCTGCCGGAGGGCCTGGAGGTGGTGCTCGCCAGCGGGCCGGTCGACGGTGACCGGCTGCCCGCGCATACGACGATCTGGCTGCGGTAG
- a CDS encoding carbohydrate ABC transporter permease: MDTQATRGWRAYVNVVNIGALIIVVLTTAPLYWMATASFKGTGEISASPPTLLPEHATTANYADAFGSNSLGRYLFNSVLVSVVSTVVVLALAFFAGYALARLPMRGRGPVMISLLMISVFPAIAVVTPLYLLERSAGMLNSYQGLIIPYIAFNLPFSVWILRNYLLGVPRALEEAATVDGASPLRTVVSVILPLARPGLFTAGVFTFTATWAEFLMALTFNSEDAFRTVPVGMALFTSQYTVPYGTIFAGAMVATVPIAILVLVFRRSVISGMTSGAVKG; the protein is encoded by the coding sequence ATGGATACGCAAGCCACCCGCGGCTGGCGGGCTTACGTCAACGTGGTCAACATCGGTGCGCTGATCATCGTGGTGCTGACCACCGCGCCGCTGTACTGGATGGCCACGGCCTCCTTCAAGGGCACCGGCGAGATCAGCGCCAGCCCGCCCACCCTCCTCCCGGAACACGCGACCACCGCCAACTACGCGGATGCCTTCGGCAGCAACAGCCTGGGCCGCTATCTGTTCAACAGCGTGCTGGTGTCCGTGGTGTCCACGGTCGTCGTGCTGGCCCTGGCCTTCTTCGCGGGCTACGCGCTCGCCCGGCTGCCGATGCGCGGCCGCGGGCCCGTCATGATCTCGCTGCTGATGATCTCGGTCTTCCCCGCCATCGCCGTGGTCACCCCGCTGTATCTGCTGGAGCGTTCGGCGGGGATGCTCAACAGCTACCAGGGGCTGATCATTCCCTACATCGCCTTCAATCTGCCGTTCTCCGTCTGGATCCTGCGGAACTATCTGCTGGGTGTGCCGCGGGCACTGGAGGAGGCGGCCACGGTGGACGGCGCCAGTCCGCTGCGCACCGTCGTCTCGGTGATCCTTCCGCTGGCGCGGCCGGGCCTGTTCACGGCCGGGGTGTTCACCTTCACCGCCACCTGGGCGGAGTTCCTGATGGCGCTCACCTTCAACAGCGAGGACGCCTTCCGTACGGTGCCGGTCGGCATGGCCCTGTTCACCAGCCAGTACACCGTCCCCTACGGCACGATCTTCGCCGGCGCGATGGTGGCCACCGTGCCCATCGCCATCCTCGTCCTGGTCTTCCGGCGGTCGGTGATCTCCGGAATGACCTCCGGTGCGGTGAAGGGGTGA
- a CDS encoding carbohydrate ABC transporter permease — protein MSTTSRTSTTSRTGTTSHMSTTTGEPRGVARTVKETRTAGRTRRRAPAHGSTERRLARTGWLYASPALTLVAAVTIFPILFSVVLSFSEVRLSYGGFRIDGFTTGNYAALVHSSAWFESLAFTVGFTVVTVVLELALGTAAALVLERLGAARGWILAVLLLPWAMINVVAAQLWGYLYNGTYGVVSWAIEALGGGEPAILGRPVPAMAAMAVADIWKTTPFVAIIVLAGLMQIPRDVYEAAEIDGSGPWTTFWRVTLPQLRPILAIAVLFRTLQAFGVFDLPFVLTQGGPGTATQSLAILGYKTLFQNLSIGPGAAVATSTAVLVMGCCLLFLRAFRAQVDEGGR, from the coding sequence GTGAGTACCACCAGCCGTACGAGCACCACCAGCCGTACGGGCACCACCAGCCATATGAGCACCACGACCGGCGAGCCCCGCGGAGTGGCCCGGACCGTCAAGGAGACCCGCACCGCGGGCCGGACCAGGCGCCGCGCCCCCGCCCACGGCTCCACCGAGCGCCGCCTCGCCCGCACCGGCTGGCTCTACGCCTCCCCCGCGCTCACCCTGGTCGCGGCCGTCACCATCTTCCCGATCCTCTTCTCCGTCGTCCTCAGCTTCTCCGAGGTGCGCCTCAGTTACGGCGGGTTCCGGATCGACGGTTTCACCACCGGCAACTACGCGGCGCTGGTGCACAGTTCGGCGTGGTTCGAGTCGCTCGCGTTCACCGTCGGGTTCACCGTGGTCACGGTGGTCCTGGAACTGGCGCTGGGCACCGCGGCCGCGCTGGTCCTGGAGCGGCTGGGCGCCGCGCGCGGCTGGATCCTGGCCGTTCTGCTGCTGCCCTGGGCGATGATCAATGTGGTGGCGGCCCAGCTGTGGGGCTATCTGTACAACGGTACGTACGGCGTGGTCAGTTGGGCGATCGAGGCGCTCGGCGGCGGTGAACCCGCCATCCTGGGCCGCCCGGTGCCCGCGATGGCGGCGATGGCGGTGGCCGACATCTGGAAGACCACCCCGTTCGTGGCCATCATCGTGCTCGCCGGGCTGATGCAGATCCCCCGGGACGTGTACGAGGCGGCCGAGATCGACGGCTCCGGCCCGTGGACCACCTTCTGGCGGGTCACCCTGCCGCAGCTGCGGCCGATCCTGGCCATCGCGGTGCTGTTCCGCACCCTCCAGGCGTTCGGCGTCTTCGACCTGCCGTTCGTGCTCACCCAGGGCGGGCCGGGTACGGCGACCCAGTCGCTGGCGATCCTCGGTTACAAGACGCTCTTCCAGAACCTCAGCATCGGACCCGGCGCGGCCGTCGCCACCAGTACGGCGGTCCTGGTCATGGGGTGCTGTCTGCTCTTCCTGCGTGCCTTCCGGGCCCAGGTGGACGAAGGAGGCCGGTGA
- a CDS encoding extracellular solute-binding protein — MALSRRTLLASAGSIAMTAGLTTACGTNNLDDLLVRAKRPPKGPVTIRWWAGKIPARDGGDMRPAIIRAFRRKHPNVRIEILKGLSTTDGNRVALTTQIGGGSATPDVYLGDTTWPAQFGANYLALPVESLVPKSFWESYPRALMQASSLKGKVYAFPCYTDAAYLFYRKDLLAKHGLPVPGTWEELERGARRIQRAGDADYGFVWQGSVSESLTCVVTEFLADAGGSVLDRSGRVTVADEPAQRAVSYLRGLVDAGVTPSAVTTYAEQDAMDAFAGGRAVFLRNWAYAWGMSDADGASKVAGRVGVVPRPGFEGRPHSGHACLGGWSNFINPNSAELGAAVAFARFCAEEEVQMMLLRQAGVLPAMDTVLDSPAAARTGDPTITTTRRLRLVARPVQTPYYPQVSRAVYTQVNSAIGGSEPVGGALRAARSDITAALEGKAL, encoded by the coding sequence ATGGCCCTGAGCCGCAGGACGCTGCTTGCAAGCGCTGGCAGCATCGCCATGACCGCCGGTCTCACCACCGCGTGCGGGACCAACAACCTGGACGATCTGTTGGTCAGGGCGAAACGGCCGCCGAAGGGCCCGGTGACCATCCGCTGGTGGGCGGGGAAGATACCCGCCCGCGACGGGGGCGATATGCGCCCCGCCATCATCCGGGCGTTCCGCCGCAAGCACCCCAACGTCCGTATCGAGATCCTGAAGGGACTCAGCACCACCGACGGCAACCGCGTGGCGCTGACCACCCAGATCGGCGGAGGCTCCGCCACCCCGGACGTGTATCTCGGCGACACCACCTGGCCCGCCCAGTTCGGCGCCAACTACCTGGCGCTGCCGGTGGAGTCGCTCGTACCCAAGAGCTTCTGGGAGAGCTATCCGCGGGCGCTGATGCAGGCGTCCAGCCTCAAGGGCAAGGTGTACGCGTTCCCTTGCTACACCGACGCGGCCTACCTCTTCTACCGCAAGGACCTGCTGGCCAAGCACGGCCTCCCGGTGCCCGGGACCTGGGAGGAACTGGAGCGCGGCGCGCGCCGGATCCAGCGCGCCGGGGACGCCGACTACGGCTTCGTCTGGCAGGGCTCCGTCAGCGAATCCCTCACCTGCGTCGTCACCGAATTCCTCGCCGACGCGGGCGGCAGTGTGCTCGACCGCTCCGGCCGTGTCACCGTCGCCGACGAACCCGCACAGCGCGCCGTGAGCTATCTGCGCGGGCTGGTCGACGCCGGAGTGACACCGTCGGCGGTCACCACCTACGCCGAGCAGGACGCCATGGACGCCTTCGCCGGCGGCCGGGCGGTCTTCCTGCGCAACTGGGCCTACGCCTGGGGCATGTCCGACGCCGACGGCGCCTCCAAGGTGGCGGGCAGGGTGGGGGTCGTGCCGCGGCCCGGTTTCGAGGGCCGTCCGCACTCCGGCCACGCGTGTCTGGGCGGCTGGAGCAACTTCATCAATCCGAACTCGGCGGAGCTCGGCGCCGCCGTCGCCTTCGCCCGCTTCTGCGCCGAGGAGGAGGTGCAGATGATGCTGCTGCGCCAGGCCGGGGTGCTGCCCGCGATGGACACCGTGCTCGACAGTCCGGCGGCGGCCAGGACCGGCGATCCGACCATCACCACCACCCGGCGGCTACGACTGGTCGCGCGTCCCGTGCAGACGCCGTACTACCCCCAGGTCAGCAGGGCCGTCTACACCCAGGTCAATTCGGCGATCGGCGGTTCGGAGCCGGTCGGCGGCGCGCTGCGGGCCGCCCGCTCCGACATCACCGCGGCTCTGGAGGGCAAGGCGCTGTGA
- a CDS encoding LacI family DNA-binding transcriptional regulator: MSAASDGPESLAGPDTPDSAATGGPNGLDGRNDHGGEATMADVAERAGVSVSTVSRTLRGLSSVSPQTRGRVEEAARELSFAVSRSASSLVTGKTRRIAVLAPHLDSWFLGNTIAGVSAVLREAELDLLVYSVTDLAERSAFFDRLPARRNADAMLVTCFDLTPEERARLDALGMPVVFVSQHAPGRPSVYIDDADSAVRGMRHLLNLGHRRIAFLQSSDNTGFYWSSQERLTGYRTALAEAGLPYDEELVLYPVARHRRGIREAVGQLLSLRNPPTAVFAESDEVAIEVMGVLRSAGVDIPGRISILGFDDHHLAEWLDLTTVAQPVEEIGRAAAELARSIIDDPEADPTRHIVFPTRVIPRGSTAPPAPTEAARREADPVRPRDT, from the coding sequence ATGTCCGCAGCTTCCGACGGCCCCGAGAGCCTGGCCGGTCCCGACACCCCGGACAGCGCTGCCACCGGCGGTCCGAACGGCCTCGACGGCCGGAACGACCACGGGGGCGAGGCCACGATGGCCGATGTCGCCGAGCGCGCGGGCGTCTCCGTCTCCACGGTCTCGCGGACCCTGCGCGGACTGTCCAGTGTGTCCCCGCAGACCCGCGGCCGGGTCGAAGAGGCCGCCCGCGAGCTGTCGTTCGCCGTCTCGCGCAGCGCCTCCAGCCTGGTCACCGGCAAGACGCGGCGGATCGCCGTACTCGCCCCGCACCTGGACTCATGGTTCCTCGGCAACACCATCGCCGGGGTGAGCGCGGTGCTGCGCGAGGCCGAGCTCGATCTGCTCGTCTACAGCGTCACGGACCTGGCCGAACGCAGCGCGTTCTTCGACCGGTTGCCCGCCCGGCGCAACGCCGACGCGATGCTGGTGACCTGCTTCGACCTCACACCGGAGGAGCGGGCCCGGCTGGACGCGCTGGGCATGCCCGTGGTCTTCGTCAGCCAGCACGCCCCCGGGCGGCCCAGTGTGTACATCGACGACGCGGACAGCGCCGTGCGCGGGATGCGCCATCTGCTCAACCTCGGCCACCGGCGGATCGCGTTTCTCCAGTCCAGCGACAACACCGGCTTCTACTGGAGCTCGCAGGAGCGGCTCACCGGCTACCGCACGGCGCTGGCGGAGGCCGGACTGCCGTACGACGAGGAGCTGGTGCTCTACCCCGTCGCCCGCCACCGGCGCGGTATCCGCGAGGCCGTCGGTCAGCTGCTGAGCCTGCGCAATCCGCCCACCGCCGTCTTCGCCGAGTCCGACGAGGTGGCGATCGAGGTCATGGGGGTGCTGCGCTCCGCCGGCGTCGACATACCCGGCCGGATCTCCATCCTCGGCTTCGACGACCACCACCTCGCCGAATGGCTGGACCTCACCACGGTCGCCCAGCCGGTGGAGGAGATAGGACGTGCCGCCGCGGAGTTGGCCCGGTCGATCATCGACGACCCGGAGGCCGACCCCACCCGCCACATCGTCTTCCCCACCCGGGTCATCCCGCGGGGGAGCACCGCCCCGCCCGCACCGACGGAGGCAGCGCGGCGAGAAGCCGATCCGGTGCGTCCGCGTGACACCTGA